One window of Myxococcus xanthus genomic DNA carries:
- the egtD gene encoding L-histidine N(alpha)-methyltransferase produces MRVTTVPTVATPGEDAQHTPGVQVDVYVKPGDAKRALREEALQGLCGTPKELSPKWLYDERGSQLFDDITRLPEYYPTRREREILLAHAGDIARLSGADTLIELGSGTSEKTRLLLDALEEAGRLARFVPFDVSEAFLRRAASGLAREYPGITVHAVVGDFERHLGQLPNGGRRLVAFLGGTIGNLKPAQRALFLRQLSAGLQPGDGLLLGTDLIKDRERLYAAYNDSAGVTAEFNRNVLKVLNRELGGNFDPDAFEHFAPFDEKNAWIEMRLVSRRAQSVWLSTLRKQVDFAEGEVLRTEVSCKFHQQQVASELSAAGLTLAEWWTDAAGDFALSLAFKR; encoded by the coding sequence ATGCGGGTGACGACGGTACCGACGGTGGCGACTCCGGGCGAAGACGCGCAGCACACGCCGGGAGTCCAGGTGGACGTTTACGTGAAACCGGGCGACGCGAAGCGCGCCCTCCGGGAAGAGGCGCTCCAGGGCCTGTGCGGCACGCCCAAGGAGCTGTCTCCCAAGTGGCTCTACGACGAGCGTGGCAGCCAGCTCTTCGACGACATCACCCGGCTGCCGGAGTACTACCCGACGCGGCGCGAGCGGGAAATCCTGCTGGCCCACGCCGGTGACATCGCCCGCTTGAGCGGCGCGGACACGCTCATCGAGCTGGGCAGCGGCACCAGCGAGAAGACGCGCCTGCTCCTGGACGCGCTGGAGGAGGCGGGCCGGCTGGCGCGCTTCGTCCCCTTCGACGTGAGCGAGGCCTTCCTGCGGCGCGCGGCGTCGGGCCTGGCGCGCGAGTACCCGGGCATCACCGTGCACGCGGTGGTGGGCGACTTCGAGCGCCACCTGGGCCAGCTCCCCAACGGCGGCCGGCGGCTGGTGGCCTTTCTGGGCGGCACCATCGGCAACCTGAAGCCGGCGCAGCGCGCGCTCTTCCTGAGGCAGCTCTCCGCCGGGCTGCAGCCGGGAGACGGGCTGCTCCTGGGCACCGACCTCATCAAGGACCGCGAGCGGCTGTACGCCGCCTACAACGACAGCGCGGGCGTGACGGCCGAGTTCAACCGCAACGTGCTCAAGGTGCTCAACCGCGAGCTGGGAGGGAACTTCGACCCGGACGCCTTCGAGCACTTCGCGCCCTTCGACGAGAAGAACGCCTGGATTGAGATGCGCCTGGTGTCCCGGCGCGCGCAGTCGGTGTGGTTGTCCACGCTGCGCAAGCAGGTGGACTTCGCCGAAGGGGAGGTGTTGCGCACGGAGGTGAGCTGCAAGTTCCACCAGCAGCAGGTGGCATCCGAGCTGTCGGCCGCGGGACTCACGCTGGCCGAGTGGTGGACGGACGCCGCGGGCGACTTCGCCCTCTCCCTGGCCTTCAAGCGCTGA
- the egtB gene encoding ergothioneine biosynthesis protein EgtB, translating into MFQMAEERSHPREEGGAHPPWKSRAWTELETARARVLAMLGGLPEDELRRQHSPLMSPLIWDVAHVANYEEQWLLRALGAPAITDPAFDAIYDAFRHPRSTRAELPLLPPEAAFAYARRVREAVREHLHRLPEDSTAPLLAGGYVFGMVAQHEQQHAETLAATLQLMTSPEYHVPSARPRPRPGAVPQAEVFIPGGEARLGSTSPWAYDNERPTFSQHVAPFLMDAHPVTNGDYLVFVEAGGYEDPRWWHPKGWEVIQAEGLKYPGFWLPQGNHTWLRRRFGQVEPLPKDEPVQHVCWYEADAYARWAGKRLPTEAEWEKAARGSDGRPREYPWGDTPPTRARANLDGSTWGPAPVGSYPQGVSQDGVWGLLGDVWEWTASDFRPYAGFSAFPYPEYSEVFFGESYKVLRGGAWASAPVAMRNGFRNWDFPNRRQIFAGFRCARNAR; encoded by the coding sequence ATGTTCCAAATGGCCGAGGAACGGAGTCACCCGCGAGAGGAAGGCGGGGCCCATCCGCCCTGGAAGTCCCGTGCCTGGACCGAGCTGGAGACGGCGCGCGCGCGCGTGCTGGCGATGCTCGGCGGGCTGCCCGAGGACGAGCTGCGCCGTCAGCATTCCCCGCTCATGTCGCCGCTCATCTGGGACGTGGCGCACGTGGCCAACTACGAGGAGCAGTGGCTGCTCCGGGCGCTGGGGGCGCCGGCCATCACCGACCCGGCGTTCGACGCCATCTATGACGCCTTCCGGCACCCGCGCTCCACGCGCGCCGAGCTGCCGCTGCTGCCACCCGAGGCCGCCTTCGCCTACGCGCGGCGCGTGCGTGAGGCGGTGCGCGAGCACCTGCACCGGCTCCCCGAGGACAGCACCGCGCCGCTGCTGGCGGGCGGCTACGTCTTCGGCATGGTGGCGCAGCACGAACAGCAGCACGCGGAGACGCTGGCCGCCACGCTGCAGCTCATGACGTCGCCGGAGTACCACGTGCCCTCGGCGCGCCCGCGGCCCCGGCCCGGCGCCGTGCCGCAGGCGGAGGTCTTCATCCCCGGCGGCGAGGCGCGGCTGGGCAGCACGTCACCGTGGGCCTACGACAACGAGCGGCCCACGTTCTCCCAGCACGTCGCTCCGTTCCTGATGGACGCGCACCCCGTCACCAACGGCGACTACCTCGTCTTCGTGGAGGCGGGTGGCTACGAGGACCCGCGCTGGTGGCACCCCAAGGGCTGGGAGGTCATCCAGGCAGAAGGGCTCAAGTACCCGGGCTTCTGGCTTCCCCAGGGCAACCACACCTGGCTGCGGCGGCGCTTCGGCCAGGTGGAGCCGCTGCCCAAGGACGAGCCGGTGCAGCACGTGTGCTGGTACGAGGCGGACGCCTACGCACGCTGGGCCGGCAAGCGGCTGCCCACCGAGGCCGAGTGGGAGAAGGCCGCGCGCGGCAGTGACGGCCGCCCCCGCGAGTACCCCTGGGGCGACACGCCGCCCACCCGGGCCCGCGCCAACCTGGACGGAAGCACGTGGGGCCCGGCGCCGGTGGGCAGCTACCCACAAGGCGTCAGCCAGGACGGCGTCTGGGGACTGCTGGGCGACGTGTGGGAATGGACCGCGAGCGACTTCCGCCCGTACGCGGGCTTCAGCGCCTTCCCGTACCCCGAGTACTCCGAGGTGTTCTTCGGCGAGTCCTACAAGGTTCTCCGAGGAGGCGCGTGGGCCAGCGCACCGGTCGCAATGCGCAACGGCTTCCGCAATTGGGACTTCCCCAACCGCCGGCAGATTTTCGCCGGCTTCCGCTGTGCACGGAACGCGAGGTGA
- a CDS encoding helix-turn-helix domain-containing protein, translating to MDTELASMLGAASRAARVRMGLTQADVAERIGMASEVYGRLERGHMLPSVQNLRRLCMVLNVPPHELLGLGEGFTAPPPVKEKAAAKNREEDTPEMRRLMRNLRKLTAVQLKLMNLIASAMQHKKK from the coding sequence ATGGACACAGAACTGGCGAGCATGCTGGGGGCCGCGTCGAGGGCCGCCCGGGTGCGGATGGGGCTGACGCAGGCGGATGTCGCCGAGCGCATTGGCATGGCGTCGGAGGTATACGGGCGGTTGGAGCGCGGCCACATGCTGCCCAGCGTCCAGAACCTGCGCCGGCTGTGCATGGTGCTGAATGTGCCTCCTCACGAACTGCTGGGCCTGGGCGAGGGCTTCACCGCCCCGCCGCCGGTGAAGGAGAAGGCCGCCGCGAAGAATCGCGAGGAGGACACGCCGGAGATGCGGCGGCTGATGCGCAACCTGCGCAAGCTGACGGCGGTGCAGTTGAAGCTGATGAACCTGATCGCCTCGGCGATGCAGCACAAGAAGAAGTAG
- a CDS encoding Ig-like domain-containing protein, which produces MPSHAASPALPRAALARVTFFLVALTGLLLAGPARAATNAESAQRAINYLSADAANWSVRFGCTSCHRHGAAMFGLANARTTGYDLDALTYNGRTNRENLEFIAGRLVSEQRADGSWFHEGIFYPNAKTSYSAFGLAGYDAHLGTRYSDALVLAADWALTRQEATGRWREDFPFYPVGYGHVGVTARMMTAIAQARQRVDPAKASQYQAALDRAADYVRAHMNDWTDGPATDGQRYTHQVAWAMVGLKAAGPGANAVNTQALDTMATRLLSTRAGGGAPGWGSLEGDVPDEFATGISLYALCLAGRKPGADGRMSEALEWLKARQAVNGSWGADTRYPDIPTTFASLGLACFGDYSVGVTVSGGSRRPFEHDLPRIQSVTYPVTVRNHGYRTDSYRLSTQGGLTGWTATLSRTTLELAPDTEATLTLTITAPEGLEPSLTSDVMVVAASQEAEGVKGSVRVTTYTNPPPPTDGVPTTTTLLSPVDGQLTVALNNTLSARVVDDRGWEARGPGMGVVTFSVAGVTVGADNDADGDGVYSFVWRPRASTWSEVGVRDLRAVYSGVTLAPARENRLGSSASFAVEVHPSPFPAPSVTLCGLPGFTDALTLEVCGFVTPLAAGAEIDSATFVIQGVSHPVAPDPSGGYVDTVLPLMDGPNVIRLVATDSFGGIASEEAVVMVDNTAPELTFLSPANGAALRSYSVDVRMVVRDWSPVRVETNWVQVTDVPAGGGDVTHRVDLWPGENLILVRATDSVGHVTEQMLTVWVDAEAPWVSTGLPDGWLVGPQPGNAMPYDIGVYSASATTVTLSTGRTYTLPRGGGGVQATLDLVPGDNAFTIDVTSETGMRATLSRTVRYDDAAPVASLLLPVPGQTYSGVIHITARVTDAVSGVRWVAFTRDGSGIRAATLQPDGTWSAELDTRELVDGEHTVEVWMDDPAGNFAIQTFPFVTRNQP; this is translated from the coding sequence ATGCCCTCACACGCCGCTTCTCCTGCCTTGCCGCGCGCCGCGCTCGCGCGCGTCACGTTCTTCCTCGTCGCGCTGACGGGCCTGCTGCTCGCCGGGCCCGCACGCGCGGCCACCAACGCCGAGTCCGCGCAGCGCGCCATCAACTACCTCAGCGCGGACGCGGCGAACTGGTCGGTGCGTTTCGGCTGCACGTCGTGTCACCGCCACGGCGCGGCGATGTTCGGCCTCGCGAACGCGCGCACCACCGGCTACGACCTGGACGCGCTCACGTACAACGGGCGCACCAACCGGGAGAACCTGGAGTTCATCGCCGGGCGGCTCGTCTCCGAACAACGCGCGGACGGCTCGTGGTTCCACGAGGGCATCTTCTATCCCAACGCGAAGACGAGCTACTCCGCCTTCGGGCTCGCGGGCTACGACGCACACCTGGGCACGCGGTACTCGGACGCGTTGGTGCTCGCCGCGGACTGGGCGCTGACGCGGCAGGAGGCCACCGGCCGCTGGCGCGAGGACTTCCCCTTCTACCCGGTGGGCTACGGCCACGTCGGCGTCACCGCGCGGATGATGACGGCCATTGCCCAGGCCCGGCAGCGCGTGGACCCGGCCAAGGCCTCGCAGTACCAGGCCGCGCTGGACCGAGCGGCCGACTACGTGCGCGCGCACATGAATGACTGGACGGACGGCCCGGCCACCGACGGCCAGCGCTACACGCACCAGGTGGCGTGGGCCATGGTGGGACTCAAGGCCGCCGGCCCCGGCGCCAACGCGGTGAACACCCAGGCCCTGGACACCATGGCCACGCGGCTTCTGTCCACGCGCGCGGGCGGAGGCGCACCGGGCTGGGGCTCGCTGGAAGGCGACGTGCCGGACGAGTTCGCCACCGGCATCTCCCTGTACGCGCTGTGCCTCGCGGGCCGGAAGCCCGGCGCGGACGGGCGCATGTCAGAAGCGCTGGAGTGGCTCAAGGCGCGGCAGGCGGTGAACGGGAGCTGGGGCGCGGACACGCGCTATCCGGACATCCCCACCACCTTCGCCTCGCTGGGGCTGGCGTGCTTCGGCGACTACAGCGTGGGCGTCACTGTGAGCGGCGGGTCGCGCCGGCCCTTCGAGCATGATTTGCCACGCATCCAGTCCGTCACCTACCCCGTCACGGTGCGCAACCACGGCTACCGGACGGACAGCTACCGGCTGAGCACCCAGGGCGGGCTCACCGGTTGGACGGCGACGCTGAGCCGCACCACGCTGGAGCTGGCACCGGACACCGAGGCCACCCTCACGCTCACCATCACCGCGCCGGAGGGGCTGGAGCCGTCGCTCACCTCGGACGTCATGGTGGTGGCGGCCTCCCAGGAAGCGGAGGGAGTGAAGGGCTCGGTGCGCGTCACCACCTACACCAACCCGCCGCCGCCCACCGACGGCGTGCCCACCACCACCACGCTGCTTTCGCCCGTGGACGGACAGCTCACGGTGGCGCTGAACAACACCCTGTCCGCGCGCGTGGTGGATGACCGCGGCTGGGAGGCACGAGGCCCCGGCATGGGCGTGGTGACGTTCTCCGTGGCGGGTGTCACGGTGGGCGCGGACAACGACGCGGACGGGGACGGCGTCTACTCCTTCGTGTGGCGTCCGCGCGCCTCCACCTGGAGCGAGGTGGGCGTCCGGGACCTGCGCGCGGTGTATTCAGGCGTGACGCTGGCGCCCGCGCGGGAGAACCGGCTGGGCAGCTCCGCGTCGTTCGCGGTGGAGGTGCACCCGTCCCCCTTCCCCGCGCCGTCGGTGACGCTGTGCGGACTGCCGGGCTTCACGGACGCGCTGACGCTGGAGGTGTGCGGCTTCGTCACTCCGCTGGCGGCGGGCGCGGAAATCGACTCAGCCACCTTCGTCATCCAGGGCGTCAGCCACCCGGTGGCCCCCGACCCCAGCGGCGGCTACGTGGACACGGTGCTGCCGCTGATGGACGGGCCCAACGTCATCCGGCTGGTGGCCACCGACTCGTTCGGCGGCATCGCCAGCGAGGAAGCCGTGGTCATGGTGGACAACACCGCGCCGGAGCTCACCTTCCTCTCACCGGCCAACGGCGCGGCCCTGCGTTCCTACAGCGTGGATGTGCGGATGGTGGTGCGTGACTGGTCGCCGGTGCGCGTGGAGACCAACTGGGTGCAGGTGACGGACGTGCCCGCGGGCGGCGGGGACGTGACGCACCGGGTGGACCTGTGGCCGGGGGAGAACCTCATCCTGGTCCGAGCCACGGATTCGGTAGGCCACGTCACGGAGCAGATGCTGACGGTGTGGGTGGACGCGGAGGCACCGTGGGTGTCCACGGGCCTGCCGGATGGGTGGCTCGTCGGGCCGCAGCCGGGGAACGCGATGCCCTACGACATCGGCGTGTACTCCGCGTCCGCCACCACGGTGACGCTGTCCACGGGGCGGACGTACACGCTGCCCCGGGGTGGCGGCGGCGTGCAGGCGACGCTGGACCTGGTGCCCGGGGACAACGCGTTCACCATCGACGTGACGAGCGAGACGGGCATGCGCGCCACGCTGTCGCGCACGGTGCGCTACGACGACGCCGCGCCGGTGGCCTCACTGCTGCTGCCGGTGCCGGGGCAGACGTACAGCGGCGTGATTCACATCACCGCGCGGGTGACGGACGCGGTGAGCGGCGTGCGGTGGGTGGCCTTCACGCGGGATGGCTCCGGCATCCGGGCCGCCACGCTCCAGCCGGACGGCACCTGGTCGGCGGAGCTGGACACGCGCGAGCTGGTGGACGGCGAGCACACCGTGGAGGTGTGGATGGATGACCCGGCGGGGAACTTCGCCATCCAGACGTTCCCCTTCGTCACGCGGAACCAGCCGTAG
- a CDS encoding chloride channel protein: MGARHAANGPPGMDGAHGRGGSVRALMGRLTGPEQRFWLLVVAVGLIAGLGAVALLKVLRFTQQLFWRSAGEDFLAGVAAAPTWRRVLIPILGGALVTLLTLIVGRPMRGHGTAGIIESIWVKSGRLSLPRALLRGLVSILAVAMGAPLGREGALLSTGAASGSSLARWLRLGPGQARLLVACGASAGMASAYNVPIGAALFGLEVLLGSFALELFGPIVVSCVVATLVSRGLIADHPSFVIPHYTLLHPRELVLAMLLGVVLGVASAFYVRGINVMSDLLDRAAAWLAPFLPLMSMTVVGVTAVWLPQLLGNGYDAVNGALLGKLSLAHLLLLPLAKLALTATCAGAGVPGGLFTPSLFYGGLLGGAFGMLAEWVLPGGAPSGAYALLGMGAVLAGTTHASVSAVLLIFELTGDYPLVLPLMLSAVVSAVVSQRLEPESLYTSVLNRRNVRVPATVPHWLRQEGARALLKPVHQRVPPSAPLQQVLAFLLEQPLGQDLYVTDEAGRYRGALVLDQLKGHLPDHSQLHATIAADVMDMRVRPITPGLSLSEVAVRFTETSLERLPVVDGERRLLGTISKQDVLKQGTF; this comes from the coding sequence GTGGGTGCCCGACACGCAGCCAACGGCCCTCCCGGCATGGACGGCGCCCACGGGCGGGGCGGATCCGTCCGGGCGCTGATGGGGCGCCTCACCGGCCCGGAGCAGCGCTTCTGGCTGCTCGTCGTCGCGGTGGGGCTCATCGCGGGGTTGGGCGCGGTGGCGCTACTCAAGGTGCTGCGCTTCACCCAGCAGCTCTTCTGGCGCAGCGCGGGCGAGGACTTCCTGGCCGGCGTCGCGGCGGCCCCCACGTGGCGCCGGGTGCTCATCCCGATTCTCGGCGGCGCGCTGGTGACGCTGCTGACGCTCATCGTCGGCCGGCCCATGCGGGGCCACGGCACCGCGGGCATCATCGAATCCATCTGGGTGAAGTCCGGCCGCCTGTCGCTGCCGCGCGCGCTGCTGCGGGGGCTGGTCTCCATCCTCGCCGTGGCGATGGGCGCGCCGCTGGGCCGCGAGGGCGCGCTGCTGTCCACCGGCGCGGCCAGTGGCTCGTCGCTGGCCCGCTGGCTGCGGCTGGGCCCCGGCCAGGCCCGCCTGCTGGTGGCCTGCGGCGCGTCCGCGGGCATGGCCTCCGCGTACAACGTCCCCATTGGCGCGGCCCTCTTCGGCCTGGAGGTGCTGCTGGGCAGCTTCGCGCTGGAGCTGTTCGGCCCCATCGTCGTCTCGTGCGTGGTGGCGACGCTCGTGTCACGCGGCCTCATCGCGGACCACCCCAGTTTCGTGATTCCCCACTACACGCTGCTGCACCCGCGCGAGCTAGTGCTGGCCATGCTGCTGGGCGTGGTGCTGGGCGTCGCGTCCGCCTTCTACGTGCGCGGCATCAACGTCATGTCGGACCTGTTGGACAGGGCCGCCGCGTGGCTGGCGCCCTTCCTACCCCTGATGTCCATGACGGTGGTGGGCGTGACGGCAGTGTGGCTGCCGCAGCTTCTGGGCAACGGCTATGACGCGGTGAACGGGGCGCTGCTCGGCAAGCTCTCCCTGGCCCACCTGCTGCTGCTTCCGCTGGCGAAGCTGGCCCTCACCGCCACCTGCGCCGGCGCCGGCGTGCCCGGCGGACTCTTCACCCCATCCCTCTTCTACGGCGGACTGCTGGGCGGCGCCTTTGGCATGCTCGCCGAATGGGTGCTGCCCGGCGGCGCGCCCAGCGGCGCCTACGCGCTGCTGGGCATGGGCGCGGTGCTGGCGGGCACCACGCACGCGTCGGTGTCCGCGGTGCTCCTCATCTTCGAGCTCACCGGCGACTACCCGCTGGTGCTGCCGCTGATGCTCAGCGCGGTGGTGTCCGCGGTCGTCAGCCAGCGCCTGGAGCCGGAGTCGCTGTACACCTCCGTGCTCAACCGCCGCAACGTGCGCGTCCCCGCCACCGTGCCGCACTGGCTGCGCCAGGAAGGCGCCCGCGCGCTGCTCAAGCCCGTGCACCAGCGCGTACCTCCGTCAGCGCCGCTCCAGCAGGTGCTCGCGTTCCTACTGGAGCAGCCCCTGGGCCAGGACCTCTACGTCACTGATGAGGCGGGCCGGTACCGGGGCGCGCTGGTGCTCGACCAGTTGAAGGGGCATCTGCCGGACCACTCACAGCTGCACGCCACCATCGCCGCGGACGTGATGGACATGCGCGTGCGCCCGATTACCCCGGGACTGTCCCTGAGCGAGGTCGCCGTCCGCTTCACGGAGACCTCCCTGGAGCGGCTCCCCGTCGTGGACGGAGAGCGGCGCCTGCTGGGCACAATCTCCAAGCAGGACGTGTTGAAGCAGGGGACCTTCTGA
- a CDS encoding Ig-like domain-containing protein yields MAHVPRRPSWRHLPALLLRLVALVPLVVALPSAAQTQTNTQSTQRAINFLSADVVHWTQENNCVACHRQGAVVYGLSSARANGYDMNAVVGNGRTNLANLELLAQRIRNDQLANGSWIHEGTAFRYEKTSFSVFGLAGYDENVSTQYSNALVNAANWALTTQEPSGRWPSDHAHFPVDHGSVSTTARIMTGMAQAKQRVDPARAATYQAALDRAAAYLRANLNNNDTSAPGNGMPYTFQVAWTVLGLKAAGPGLNDVNTGAINTLAERLITRTSPGNAGWGNLPNEESNDFATGSAIYALCLAGREPATDPRLRNAIEWMKTRQSPDGSWRTGSATFDIPTTFAALGLSCFGDFSVRVSVVGAERQELSIDNPSPQQAMFTFTVKNHGYQADTYTLSTQGGLPGWTASVSPVTLFLPAGGEGTVTVTVNAPPRLLPALTSAVTLIASSGGAPGVTGSARVAAYTPPLPPVTGLPTVTTIVTPAANARVTVGNGTLLSARVTNGGAIVPGPAHGVVTFYVAGVPVGADVDADGDGIYAFNWVPAVDSWTITGAQDYRAVYSGVERQAPLANLLGSTASSTLIIDPFPHLTPMVTIGNPPAFTRETALDIWGYATPRAPGAVITYAAFIINGGAPIVLTPGNGGLIHTSITLEEGPNIIQMTARDSFGGVTTKQVNLTVDRVAPILTILSPAENAAVNTPVVTVRSSVQDQTPVRVETQWVNSSLLEFGNGTVEHPVNVSYGNQVILVRATDSAGNVTEKLLYLWVDAGTPVVSTNFADGQIYGPLPNGTFQYAINVQTVSATTVRVNGGEPFHLPRGGGQIQTSVTLAPGVNTLGISVISETGMTANLVRRVNYDVQAPTATLLSPTAGSTVSGTITVRARVTDNFGPVTNVGFSRDMSGIRVGTQQSDGTWTAQFDTREMVNGAHTIDLWMNDGVGNFAVQSFNIVVSN; encoded by the coding sequence ATGGCTCACGTCCCCCGGCGTCCCTCCTGGCGCCACCTCCCCGCGCTCTTGCTGCGGCTGGTGGCGCTCGTCCCGCTCGTCGTCGCCCTTCCCTCAGCCGCGCAGACGCAGACGAACACCCAGTCCACGCAGCGGGCCATCAACTTCCTCAGCGCGGACGTGGTGCACTGGACGCAGGAGAACAACTGCGTGGCCTGCCACCGTCAGGGCGCGGTGGTGTACGGCCTGTCGAGCGCGCGCGCCAACGGCTACGACATGAACGCGGTCGTCGGTAACGGGCGCACCAACCTGGCCAACCTGGAGCTGCTGGCCCAGCGCATCCGCAATGACCAGCTCGCCAACGGCTCGTGGATTCACGAGGGCACCGCGTTCCGCTACGAGAAGACGTCCTTCTCCGTCTTCGGCCTGGCGGGCTACGACGAGAACGTCTCCACCCAGTACAGCAACGCGCTGGTGAACGCGGCCAACTGGGCGCTGACCACGCAGGAGCCCAGCGGCCGGTGGCCGAGCGACCACGCGCACTTCCCCGTGGACCACGGCAGCGTGTCCACCACCGCGCGCATCATGACGGGCATGGCCCAGGCGAAGCAGCGCGTGGACCCCGCGCGCGCCGCCACGTACCAGGCCGCGCTGGACCGCGCCGCCGCGTACCTGCGCGCCAACCTCAACAACAACGACACCAGCGCGCCCGGCAACGGCATGCCCTACACCTTCCAGGTGGCCTGGACGGTGCTGGGCCTCAAGGCCGCGGGCCCCGGCCTCAACGACGTCAACACCGGCGCCATCAACACCCTGGCCGAGCGGCTCATCACCCGCACGTCCCCCGGCAACGCGGGCTGGGGCAACCTGCCCAACGAGGAGTCCAACGACTTCGCCACCGGCAGCGCCATCTACGCGCTGTGCCTCGCGGGCCGTGAGCCCGCCACCGACCCGCGCCTGCGCAACGCGATTGAGTGGATGAAGACGCGGCAGTCGCCGGACGGCAGCTGGCGCACCGGCTCGGCCACCTTCGACATCCCCACCACCTTCGCGGCCCTGGGCCTGTCGTGCTTCGGTGACTTCAGCGTGCGCGTCTCCGTCGTCGGCGCGGAGCGGCAGGAACTGAGCATCGACAACCCGTCGCCGCAGCAGGCCATGTTCACCTTCACCGTGAAGAACCACGGCTATCAGGCGGACACGTACACGCTGAGCACCCAGGGCGGCCTGCCCGGGTGGACCGCGTCCGTGAGCCCCGTCACCCTCTTCCTGCCCGCGGGTGGCGAAGGCACCGTCACCGTCACCGTCAATGCGCCGCCCCGGCTGCTGCCCGCGCTCACCTCCGCGGTGACGCTCATCGCTTCGTCCGGCGGCGCGCCCGGCGTCACTGGCTCCGCGCGCGTGGCGGCATACACCCCGCCCCTGCCGCCCGTGACGGGCCTGCCCACCGTCACCACCATCGTGACGCCCGCGGCCAACGCCCGCGTCACCGTTGGCAACGGCACCCTGCTGTCGGCGCGCGTGACGAACGGGGGCGCCATCGTCCCGGGCCCGGCCCATGGCGTCGTCACCTTCTACGTCGCGGGCGTGCCCGTGGGCGCGGACGTGGACGCGGATGGCGACGGCATCTACGCCTTCAACTGGGTGCCCGCGGTGGACAGTTGGACCATCACCGGAGCGCAGGACTACCGCGCGGTGTACTCCGGCGTGGAGCGGCAGGCCCCGCTGGCCAACCTGCTGGGCAGCACGGCGTCGAGCACCCTCATCATCGACCCGTTCCCCCACCTGACGCCCATGGTCACCATCGGCAACCCGCCGGCCTTCACGCGGGAGACGGCGCTGGACATCTGGGGCTACGCCACGCCGCGCGCGCCGGGCGCCGTCATCACCTACGCCGCGTTCATCATCAACGGCGGCGCGCCCATCGTCCTCACGCCGGGCAACGGCGGCCTCATCCACACCTCCATCACCCTGGAAGAAGGCCCCAACATCATCCAGATGACCGCGCGAGACAGCTTCGGCGGCGTCACCACCAAGCAGGTCAACCTCACGGTGGACCGGGTGGCCCCCATCCTCACCATCCTGTCGCCCGCGGAGAACGCCGCGGTGAACACGCCGGTGGTGACGGTGCGCTCGTCCGTGCAGGACCAGACGCCCGTGCGCGTGGAGACGCAGTGGGTGAACAGCTCGCTCCTGGAGTTCGGCAACGGCACCGTGGAGCACCCGGTGAACGTCAGCTACGGCAACCAGGTCATCCTGGTGCGCGCCACCGACAGCGCCGGCAACGTCACCGAGAAGCTGCTGTACCTGTGGGTGGACGCGGGCACGCCCGTGGTGAGCACCAACTTCGCGGACGGCCAAATCTACGGCCCGCTGCCCAACGGCACCTTCCAGTACGCCATCAACGTGCAGACGGTCTCCGCCACCACGGTGCGCGTCAACGGAGGGGAGCCCTTCCACCTGCCTCGCGGCGGCGGCCAGATTCAGACGTCGGTGACGCTGGCCCCGGGCGTCAACACGCTGGGCATCTCCGTCATCAGCGAGACGGGCATGACGGCCAACCTCGTGCGCCGGGTGAACTACGACGTGCAGGCCCCCACGGCCACGCTGCTCAGCCCCACCGCGGGCAGCACCGTCAGCGGCACCATCACCGTGCGCGCACGCGTCACCGACAACTTCGGCCCGGTGACGAACGTGGGCTTCAGCCGCGACATGTCCGGCATCCGCGTGGGCACCCAGCAGTCGGATGGGACGTGGACGGCGCAGTTCGACACGCGGGAGATGGTGAACGGCGCGCACACCATCGACCTGTGGATGAACGACGGCGTGGGCAACTTCGCCGTGCAGAGCTTCAACATCGTCGTCAGCAACTGA